From a single Phocoena sinus isolate mPhoSin1 chromosome 1, mPhoSin1.pri, whole genome shotgun sequence genomic region:
- the TSHB gene encoding thyrotropin subunit beta encodes MTAIFLMSMFFGLACGQAMAFCIPTEYMMHVERKECAYCLTINTTICAGYCMTRDFNGKLFLPKYALSQDVCTYRDFMYKTVEIPGCPRHVTPYFSYPVAISCKCGKCNTDYSDCIHEAIKTNYCTKPQKSYVVGFSI; translated from the exons ATGACTGCTATCTTCCTGATGTCCATGTTTTTTGGCCTTGCATGTGGGCAAGCGATGGCTTTTTGTATTCCAACTGAGTATATGATGCATGTCGAAAGGAAAGAGTGTGCTTACTGCCTAACCATCAACACTACCATCTGTGCTGGATATTGTATGACACGG GACTTCAATGGCAAGCTGTTTCTTCCCAAATATGCTCTGTCCCAGGATGTTTGTACATATAGAGACTTCATGTACAAGACTGTAGAAATACCAGGATGCCCACGCCATGTTACTCCTTATTTCTCCTACCCTGTAGCTATAAGCTGTAAGTGTGGCAAGTGTAATACTGACTATAGTGATTGTATACATGAAGCCATCAAAACAAACTACTGTACCAAACCTCAGAAGTCCTATGTGGTGGGATTTTCTATCTAA